ACACTTTTTGATTTTATCTACAACCAAAATAGATTTAACGTGGCTGCTAGTAGGATGAAAGAAAAGTTAATTGTAGTGGCATCGAGAAGTTTCTTTGCGGCCTCAGCATTTGATTTGGATGAGTTTGAAAAAGTCAAGGTCTGGAAAAGATTTTACCTGCGGCTTAGAAACAGTGGCGAAAAGCTAGCATTAGGATCAATGGACCCGGAGGTTAAGATAAATGCGTACAGACTAGAAAAATGGGGAGAGGTTTAAGCCCTAGAAAAGGACAAGCTTTGCCATAAAGGACATGATGGAAAGTTAGAAAGTGATTCTCTTTGAATATTTTGTTCTTGCATTACCCCCCTTGCACGCTACCGATTTTTAAGATTATCAAATTCTTGAGAACAAGGGACATATTAAAATAACCAACAAAAAAGTAGGAAATATGCTAAAATTTTAAAAACAAAATAAAACGTGCTCTGTTTCTGTAAAACAGTAATATTAAGCTCCAAAATTTTCTAAAAATAGTTTTAAATGAATTTTGCGTAGATGCTCAGTTCAGCAAAAAGATAATACTTAAAAGAATCAGACAATAGCCGCCACAGTGATGGGGCATGGAACACGATAAGGCGATAGAAGAACTCGAAAAATTCTTCTCCCTTGTTAACAACAAACTTAGCACAAAAAAGAAGTTAAAGGCGGGATTGCAGATACTGGAAGAACTACATCTAAATGGGGGCAGGGTAAATTCTTGGATAATGGGAAATGAAATTATCCCCAAAATCGCTGAGGAACAAAGTATTAGTGCTCCAACAGTTTATCGGGCCCTTAATGACCTTATCGAACTGGGGATCATTGCGAGAACTGCAAAAGGAGGATACACGCTTTCTCCAACATTCAGAAAGCGAGTTTATCGACTTTACAAACAGCTGGGATATTTAGTTTAAAGTTAACAAAAGTTGATGGGAGTAACATAGAATTAAACCAACGATATCAATCTGGAAAAATACCTGGAACCAAGGAGTAAGAGCATATCTGTGCTGGAAATGTTAATTCTTAAAGGTCTGAGCATTTCAACATAATCTCCATTTTGGGGATAAAGGTTAAGGACTCCCCCAACACCGAGAATGTGCTGAGTGATTCCTTGTAGAGGATGTGGGTGAATCTCAAATATGAGTACGAATTCATTATCAATGCTTTCGCAGAGTTCCTGATGTACCCCAACTACGAGTTTGGGAGTCTTAATTGAATCTGAGGTTTTATCTGAACTATCAAGGGAATCTCCATAAAGAATATGCGGCTCAACTTTTATTAGGGAATTGCATACATCTATGGAAACTCTTGGTGTTATTTTTAGGCCAGAGCATTTTGATAGGATTTGCAGAAAGCTTTGGAGTTCTTTATCATCTAGTTTTTGGGGCTTCTCTTGTAGTATTGATTGTACTTGGTCATTCACCACGGTCAACTTCCGTGTCTGGGGGTATGTAACTGGGATGAAGCTTTGGGATAATATTGCCAAGATCCGTTCATTGAAATAGGGATTCTTTGATGAATGGAGTAGATAATTTTCAAATGGGGTCACGACGAGGGCATCTAAATACCCTCCTCTCTTTTGGGAGGAAAAAACGGTGTTTAATGAGGATGCAAGAGCTGAAAGGATTCTTTTTTTGATGTCCTCCTCTGAAAAGTTAGTTGGGTTACTGATGGAGCCTAAAACTTCATCTAATTGTTTAATAATTGTGGATTTTAATTCTTCATCAGCGCTTAAAACAAGCGCCGCTAGGTTTTTGTTATCACTCAAAACTGTGGATTCCTCCAGTTTATTTTCGTCTATTAATATTTCTTCAATGGTAACAGACTCTATCATCTTGGCTTTTGATTTAAGATAATTGAAGACATGAACCAAAGTTGGTTCTCTCATAAAGGTACGGACTAAATCTCTATCTTCTTCAGGAACCCTAGGGAGTATTTTATCAATAAACACTGCTTGAGGTTCAAGATAACGGAAAACTGAGTACTGGAAATGTAATTGCGGATTTTTTTCTACAGGAAACGACTGAGGAGCCGAGTGTGAGATTATCTCAGCTGTGAACCATGCTGATAGTGCTTCAAAAATATCCATGCCTTTCCCCCATTGACATATGACGAAATTCCTTTTAAAACTCTTCTTCTAGGGATATTGAGGGCAATATTTTTAAGATGTTATTAATCCTAAAATAAATGGTGATCTCAAAATGGGAAAAGAATCCAAAAACCTTAAAACAAGTCAAATGCAAAAAACATCAACCCTAACAATTTCCAAGGATGCCGCAGATCGTCTCTCCATAACCAAGGATCTTTTAAAAAGGCAGTTTGGGGAATCTTTTTCATATTCAGACATCATCAATACCTCACTAGTGCTAATGAACAAGGAACTATTCGAGAAAAACAACCCGGAGGTAGTAGGTTACTTGAAAATATTTAAACAATATCGCCTGCTTCTTGCAAAAGCAGAAAGGCTTAGGGAGATGGGATTGGACGTTTCAATGCCGACAATGGAACCTCCTAGCACCTCTGATTTTGAGTCCCTATTGTCATTTGTCATCTCTGTCCCTCCCATGGCCCCTCAGCAAAAGCAGAGTGAGGCCTCCGAAAAGTGAGTTAGCCAACTAGTCTATGCTTAAAAAAGCTTATTTTTCTTTTTATCCTGAGGTGAGTATGTAGGATGTTTTCAAGAATAATAAGGTTACTCAAAAGGTCTCCCCCTAAGGCTGCTGACGAGGAGGGGGTTAGTGACCTCGGATTACTTGAGTCTAGTGAGAAGAAAACTGTGGATACTGTGCATCACGAAGAGAATACTAATGAGCAGGTAGAACAGCGCATTTTTTCCTGCGAGGCAAAGATTGATGATATCGAGGAGCAGATTGAGGGGATTCATAAGATCATAGATGAACTTGTCTATGAAATTAACATTGCGTTTATGGACAGTGCAGAGGTAAACTCGTTAGCCGAGAAAATTGATTTTCTTGAACAACAGGTTAATGAACTTGAAAAGTTGATGTTTCGTGCCCAGTACCTAATTGAGGGCCTTGCGGTAAGGGTATTCACTCTTGAGCAAGTCTCCGGTCCAAAAACTGTCGTAATA
This genomic window from Thermococcus celericrescens contains:
- a CDS encoding replication/maintenance protein RepL encodes the protein MEHDKAIEELEKFFSLVNNKLSTKKKLKAGLQILEELHLNGGRVNSWIMGNEIIPKIAEEQSISAPTVYRALNDLIELGIIARTAKGGYTLSPTFRKRVYRLYKQLGYLV